The Elusimicrobiota bacterium sequence CCCGACGGCCGTTTCGTTTTGCTGGCGATCTCCAATACCATCCGCCTGCCCACCGGCCAAATTTCGGACCAACTGGACGAAAAGTGGGGAATGCTCAAAGCGGATTGGGAACGGTTGTTTGAACTGTCGGGCGGCGGGCGCCTGGGGGCCGGGTCCCTGGACATCGCCAAAATGTTGGCTCAGCGCTGGGAACTGCTCAAGAGCGTTTCCTCCCTGTCCATGATCCCGACCTCTCCCACGGGCGCCAGCTGGGGCCGCGTACCCACGCGCCACAAGGGGTTCTGGCTCGTGGCCGATACGGAGGTCATCGTTTACGGCGCTACGGAGCCGGACGCCAGCCTCACGTTCCAGGGGCGGCCCATTCCCTTGAACCCGGACGGCACTTTTTCTTTCCGCTTCGCTCTTCCGGACGGCCAGCAGGTCTACCCCATCCAGGCCACCAACCACGACGGGGACCTCTCGCGGTTCATCGAGTTTAAAGTTTCCCGTCAGTCCCGCAAGGGGCAGGAATAAGGGCTCCACCAGGGCGGAACGCATGCGATTCTCGCCCCTCGTTTTGAAGGACTTTTCCCATGGCTGATCCGCAAGGTTTCCTTTGTCTCGTCCTCCACGCGCACCTCCCCTACGTGCGCCACCCGGAATACCCGGACTTCCTCGAAGAAGA is a genomic window containing:
- a CDS encoding DUF4912 domain-containing protein, which codes for MVLLPRDPRWMHAYWEVAPYTWDEVRKQFGAILEQGRSVLRVHSDHNGKKQSFDVDVHVEARNWYVFSPRGDGQWHAELGLILPDGRFVLLAISNTIRLPTGQISDQLDEKWGMLKADWERLFELSGGGRLGAGSLDIAKMLAQRWELLKSVSSLSMIPTSPTGASWGRVPTRHKGFWLVADTEVIVYGATEPDASLTFQGRPIPLNPDGTFSFRFALPDGQQVYPIQATNHDGDLSRFIEFKVSRQSRKGQE